In Pristiophorus japonicus isolate sPriJap1 unplaced genomic scaffold, sPriJap1.hap1 HAP1_SCAFFOLD_33, whole genome shotgun sequence, a single window of DNA contains:
- the LOC139249600 gene encoding probable G-protein coupled receptor 139, translating into MLPFQHAKKICYMIIAAIGAPVNLVAIVILSRGKCGLSTCTTRYLLAMAAADLLVVITEVILWRISWYYFPGSFLDITPVCSIIDALSSAAADCSVWFTVTFTFDRFVAICCQKLKTKYCTGRTAAVVLATSCILLCLKNVPHYFTFEPGKIIDNVPWDCYTIPAYYTEPGWVGFNWFDAVLPPLLPFVLILLFNALTVRHILVASRVRKVLRGESKGENGSDPEMESRRKSVILLFTISGSFILLWLIYVIEFLYYRIAGLNPDYYNDSLYTLQQVGYILQNLSCCTNTFIYGVTQSKFREQLKRAVKYPVSSLIQLINKQN; encoded by the coding sequence tgaatttagtggcgattgtgatcctctcccggggaaagtgcgggctgtccacctgcaccactcgctacctgttggccatggcagcggcggatctactggttgtTATCACTGAGGTCATACTATGGCGGATTAGTTGGTATTATTTCCCTGGTTCTTTTCTGGATATCACCCCTGTATGTAGTATTATCGACGCCCTGTCCAGTGCAGccgcagactgttctgtctggttcaccgtcactttcacctttgatcgatttgtggccatttgttgccagaagctgaaaaccaaatattgcaccgggagaactgcggctgtggttctggcaacaagctgcattctgctctgttTAAAAAACGTTCCGCACTACTTTACATTCGAACCTGGAAAGATAATCGACAATGTTCCGTGGGACTGTTACACAATTCCAGCCTATTATACTGAGCCCGGATGGGTGGGATTTAACTGGTTTGATGCGGTTTTACCGCCACTGCTCCCATTTGTTTTAATTTTGTTGTtcaacgctctgacagtcagacacattttagtggccagtcgagtccgtaAAGTATTGAGGggcgagagcaagggggagaatggcagtgacccagagatggagagcaggaggaagtctgtgattttactcttcacgatatccggcagcttcatactgctgtggctgatatATGTTATAGAATTCTTATATTATAGAATTGCAGGATTAAATCCCGATTATTACAATGATTCTTTGTATACCTTACAACAAGTCGGATATATACTGCAGAATTTAAGTTGCtgtacaaacacatttatttacggggtgacccagtccaagttcagagagcagttaaagCGTGCGGTGAAATATCCAGTTTCCTCACTgatacaattaattaataaacagaactAA